The window acttctgtcgctctcgctttgaacctgctctttttctctaCCTTTGTCGGCTGTCTCGTGATCTCGCGATCTCTGAGtccccgctctcttcttccgcgcacCTCTCGCCGTTCCTTCTTGCAGCGGCGTGTCTTTCGCCAAACCCCGCCCCTGCCGAGGCGCGCGGGAACACACGCGAAGAACCTtccgcctccctttcttctggcTTCTCTCGCAGGCCGTTCTGTTCCACGAGACTCTCGAATTCTTCGTGGGCGAGCCTCAGGAGCTCGTATGCGACACGGGGCGGAAACAGCATTGCGTCACTGACAGCGAGATACAGGAGAAGGCCTGggtccgcctcgctcgcttgCGCTCCTGCTCGAAGAAACGGCGACTCGCCTCTCTGATTTTTTTCTTGCAGCACGCAAAACACAGCGCCTGTGCCCCACCGCAGTTGCTGACGCCCGAGCTTGTGTCGCACCTCCTCGAAGTCTTCGAAAGAACGtggggcggagagacgcgcctgtGAACGAAgcaaggaacggagagacaaaaacgtgAAAAGGCGCGCTCGCGCGAGGAagtcgcttcttcggccATAGAGCGCGCGATTGCCGTCTTGGCCTTATGAGCTGCGTTATGCGGGGCACACGTCGACAGAAGGACCAAACACCGGCTTGACCTGAAAACttcgcagaaaaggcgacttTCCTTCATGTCTCAGATGTTTCCCTTTCGCCAGTGAGAGGTGCGTCTCGTCTGATTCAGAGATTCGTCCGTatttcgccttttccgttttctaCGCGTTTTCTGGGGTGTCCCCGCACCTGGTAAGTCGCAGAGATACGGTGGAGAACGCTTTCAACCGGCGGTCGCTGGGCGCGGCTGAGGCGCCAGGCGACTGCTTTCATCTCTGTCCCAGTTGCAGTTAACTCGAAGACAGCAAAACACCTcaaaggaggaggagagggcgaggagatcGAAGGTGAGGAAGACTTATGAGAGGGGGACGcgaaaggacgaggagacgccggccgAGCGACGGACGTACACCCAAAAAGAGCAGAGGGCGTGAGCGAGgacaaagacaagagagaggaagattCGCGATCTGAAGAGCCCGACGAAAATGCGAAGGCAGCCCCGGTCGGGCGAGAACACGGCCCTCCTCGAGATCGCGGCGTGGAGGGACGGCGATGCATcgtgaagaagcgaaaagcaGAGGACGATccagggggaaagagaatgATGAACGTGCGAAGACGAGAGTaggggaaacgaggaagaagaggaaccgaACGCGACGCGCAACCGCTCCTCACTGCGCCGAAGACAGGCACTGCGGGCTCTCCGGCCTCTagaggagacgacgcgtggaagaagcgagaaacgcagTATGGAAAGAAAATGACATGAAAGAATAAAAGACGAAAAATCCTGAGGACGCTGAGGCTCTCCAGAGCGACACCGTCTTCACGAGGTGCTTGGAGGTCACTACTGTTTgctggaaaaaagaggcacgagatgcgcctctctgtgaAATCCGACGTTCCGAGGCCGCTTTCTgacccagagagaaagagactcgagggagaaaacacagGAGCAAGGACAAGAAGGAGTTCAGTCTTAAAAAAGATACGACTCGGACGCGTTCGGCCACCCGGTATCGCGCAGAACGCACAGCCTCTCGACTCCTTGGCGCCAGACTGGGTCCGCCGCACCCTTTCCacgagacggaaacggaagaggccgaagaaAAGGTAGTCAAGTAAAGAAACGAAAGCTGCGGTTAGACCTCAGCAGGAAGGTTTTTTACAGCGGTCCCCCGTCGCGAATCTGCCCAGCGGTGAGGCGGCATGCAGAGGAGCTTGACTCATTTCGATGGTGAACTCGGGCTCGACTTCTCTTCATACCACTTTCCCTCGGAAACCACGAACCGAGAACGTGTACTTTGGAGAAATCGACCTTTCTGTTTGTGCCACAGCGCTCTGTGATGCCGGTGCGTTCTGGCggtgtgtctgtacacccgacGAGCCTGGGGAGATGCAgcccgctgcatgcgcggcacGCCCAGCGACTCGCGGCGGGGAATGGCGAATTTCTGTCGATTTTTCGCTCCGTTCGTTGTCCTTTTCACCATGCGAATGCACCGCGGCCTTTCCCCAACCTCCAGCAGTCACGTATTCTTTCTTTGGCCTGGTGTTTCGcgccgttctccctcttcccaTGGCTTTGCGGTGTCTGTCTGCGTAGGCGACGCTGCATCGCAGAGGCAGACCCACGGGCTGGTCCGTGCCGGCGGAAGAAGTTTGTAGAGCTCTGGAAGCCTCTTTTCTACTCTCCCAGTCGTCTCTTTCATTCagtcctcttttttcttcaaACGCTTCACCCGCCTGTTTCGTtccacgcgcatgcagctcaTCTTCCCGTGCCGCAGCGCCGGGCGCGCTTGAACAGCCCGCAACTCCTGGCTGTTAGTACGCCGGTGAAAAACGAACCAATAAGCAAGGGAGATAGCCGtatctccccttcttctttccgtttccgtATCGTCTTGTTGCGCTTCTCTGGCTGATCCCCGCTGCAGCGGACCCTCTGGCCCGCCGGTGTGTCCCGCGTGTCGCCGTTCATTCACACCGCTCGCGTCTTGGTGGGCTTTTCTTTCTGGGCAAAATGCCGAAAATCCGGACTCTCGGCCGCAACAAGAAGCCTCCTGAGGGGTGGGAGTTGATCGAGGTGACCCTGTTGGAGCTGAACCGGAAAATGCGGGAGGCGGAACTGGAGCCCcacgagggaaagaggaagtgCGAGTCCACGTGGCCGATCTTCAAGCTCCACCACCAGCGCTCCAGATACATCTACGACTGCTACTACAAAAGGAAGGCGATCTCCAGTAGGTCTTGCGTAGACACAGGAGTCTTTGCAAAACTGGACGGCGCGTCGCTGCTCGGCTCTAGGAAGCGAGCGGCGTCTGTCGGAGAGTCGGGTTTGGCGGACGACTGGACGGGGAGCGATGAAGTTCGTTCATTGGGGTTCTTTGCCATCCAGCATTtcggaggcagacgcggggCTGTGGCGTTTCATCCTGAGTCGCGTTGATCaggcttcttttctccttccgtcGTCTGTTTTCCGTAGGCCGTATCCCCGTGACCCTATGTCGTTCGGGGCCTTTTCTTTCACTCTGCCTCTGAATTTCTTTGttctctgctcgcctctcgagaTTCCAGAGAAGCtgccctctctttcgtctccgaaCCTCAGTCTCTGGGCTCGCATCTggttctcgctcctctctggtTCGTTCCCCTGTTTCGCGTGTCTATCCCCTCTCCGCCTCACTTCTCTCCGCCCGCgctggtgtctcctttctgtctctcgtccttttccaGAGGAACTGTACGAGTACTGCCTGCGAGAAGGTTACGCGGATGCGAAGCTTATTGCAAAGTGGAAGAAACCAGGATACGAGAAACTCTGCTGCTTGCGTTGCATTCAAGCGTCCGACCAAAACTTCTCCACTACCTGCATCTGCCGAGTCCCGAAAAACTGCCTAGCCGACACTCAACAGGTAAACATGCGCATCTCCACAGACACATAGTGATCGCATGTGCGCAGACACCCCCACGTGCAAACTTGTGCGtgactatatatatatatatatatatatatatggatttTTGTCTTTTTACCTCTACTCACGATTATGGAACATCTGTAGTGAAAGACTCCGGTGCTTCCTGGTGAAGTGCCTGCGCAGcaatatctatctatctatctatagaCATGTAGTTATGTATATAGgaatgtatgcatatgtaccTCTGTACATGTATTGTTTTTCCGTTGCTGGGACAGATTTTGAGGGGAGGGTGAGGATGGTGCACGAGTTGGAAATCGGCTTATGGACGAcacgtgtgtgtttttcgcAGAACATTCAGTGTGTCCACTGCGGCTGCAGAGGCTGCGCGAGTGGTGACTGACTGGGCGAGTTTGGGGGtgttccgcgtttcctcgctccgcTGCCTTGGCGCGAGGCGTCCGTCTCCGGAATCCCGAAGAACGCAATTCTGCGCGCCCAAAAAGACTTCACCCTGCACAAAAGAGGCGACTGTGGAAAGCTCGCGACAACGGGAGACCGGTATGGATTTCGAGGACCGCTTCTGGGCACTTTGGAGAGATTTAGAAAAGCGGGAAGGCGCACCTGCTTCGATTTGGCCTTTTCCTGTTTgtcttgtttttttctcgactTAACCGACGCCGCGCAGGAGGCAGGACGCGCCTCCGACCCCACGCCCTTTCCTCCCAAATCGCGAACGCGCCTtcagggagagggagggggATAGAACCGGGAAATGTGCAGCATGTGTTCTAGCGGGGGTTTCTCGCGGCGACTGACGCGCGTGTCAAGAATCTTGAGCAGAAGGTCCAGAAGcggttttttctgcgtctggGCCATCCCTTCATGCAGACGCACCAAGCTCTCGCTTTGTCGCACacgctctcgtctctcctttgcaATTGCTTGCCTTTTGCGATCTAGGCCCCCTGTTCACGTGCATCTACTCTATTTGTCGGATTACCTATGTCTATGAATCGACATCCTTGTGTAAATGCACCCGATCTGTATACATGCCCACGGCCAAAAGAATAAAGATTCAGGGTGACGGCGGTTTGCTCGATGGTGCCTCTGACGCGAGACACACGTCACCGTTTCTGCAGAAACaacgtcgctcttctctttctgatTTTTCGATGGCCAACGGCATTCTACTTTTCCTGCAATTTAAACTGTTCGTTCCTCCCCTCTTTTAGCCTCCGCTCGTCGCCGCGACGCGTTTTACGCGATGCAGGACTGCCGTCGTCACGCTCGAAATCTGGACGGCGCgtccttgtttctctttctctcttcccctttcctgtcccccttttcttccgttctcggTGTGtcgctgttcctcttctccctccgcctctGTCTGCTCCCGAACCCCTCGTgtgcttctccctccgtgCACTCTCCACTCTGTGCGGTCGCTTCCCGTCTTTGTAGACGGATCTCCTCTAAAACTCTGTTGCTCGCTTTCCCCTCGCTCacgttctttcttcgcgtggtccggtgtcttctctccaccttttcACTCGTTTCTGGCCACGCGGGGGGATGTGCACAGCCTCGAGGTTCCCTGTGGACTTGCCGAGAGAACAACCAATTCGGCTGtcttcgcggcctcgtctcccctgtTTGCGGCGCTGGATCGCTCACGAAAGCTTAGCAAACCCGCGTCCTGGCGCTCCGATTCCCCTTCGCATGCGCTCCAAAcagcctgtctcctgcatgcaaaaaggctggctgcatgcgcgcagtGAAAGCCCGCCAGCGGCACACCCCACACATTGCTAGGTTTTCCACCTTCGTCTGGTCACTGCAAGCGCGCTGCCTCGTTTTGCCAAGTGAGGGGCAAACGCAGCTTCGCACGTAATTGACAGAAgttgaaaaagaaaaagttCGGTGCGGAAGAAGGTAGCCGCTGCCGCAGTTTCCATTCAAGAGAGGGACTGCCCGGAAAccccagagaaaagaaaacgtgAAACAACAACGCGTTTTTCTAGACCCCCAATGAACTGAagacgacgcggaagagaagcgaagagcagGTCTGCCTGCTGAGGAGACCGGCTgttcgcttctcgtttcgcCTTCGGACGagcaaagcgagacagagaagagagacagagagctgGGCGTCGAGTGGGAGAACAGGACGTTttcaaaaacagagaggcctCTGTAGCGGCTGCGGGCCGCAAGAGAAcgcaaggaagagaaacaaggcCTTTGGCGGTGGAAACACCACGTATGAGAGAAAGaccaggcgagagaagaaaagcgggagAAAACCGACGCAATccgagagagcagaaggggGGACAGTCCCCCGCCGAAAGAgtggaaacgcgacagaaggcgacacggcggaaaaacagagagcaaaacgaaggggagagaaaaagagggggaaagggaccgcgggaaaaaaagcgcagggaaagaggaaagccACACTGTTGATCCGGAAACTCGGGACAGTcatttccgtcttttctttcgatGCTCAAGGCTGACGTCTCGgatgtcttcctcgctttcctcctctcgcctttcgagTCTCGCCTTCATTTTGCTGCCTGTCCGggcgtgcctctcttctgtcttttcggGCGCAGCGCGTAATCCCTTCTCCGTTCCCCGAGAAGGATCGgcagtcgcctctctgtcaGGTTTTTCCTcacgcttcttcttttccgttctcCTGTCCTCCGCCGAGTCTGCCTGCTCAGGCAGGCTGCGAGCGATCttgctctctgtcgcgctctctctcggcgctgcctcgctctcgcgttcctctccgccttcctgccgtcttcgcttcttcttcggctcagcatctcccttctcgctgccATCGCCTTCGGATTTCTTGCTGTCAGGCTCTACCCTGGATTCCCGCGCGTCACGcaccttctcgccgctcttcttctcgcgcccctCGCCCGCCCCGCGCTTCCCATCAGTCACGAGACCCGCGTAGCCGGACTCCAAACTCCCTTCCAAACTCAGAAGCTCCGCGCGCGAGCCTTGCGTGTAActgaaacgcagagaaaggggagtgatggagagaggcgcgatgcacagagacacgcgaaaaagaaagaaccCGAGAGATGCCAAAGGTCTTTCGTCGCCGCTCCGGTCGTCCCCGCCTCGTGTCTCACCCACCGGTCTACACAGATTAGTGCACAACCACTTCTAGCTGCACAGGCACACCTGGACACACTCCAAcaacgaggaaaaacagacgcacGACGGGCCGAGCGACGGAAGACGTCTCGCCTTCAAACGGCTGCGTGCGCGTACAGTGCATGGGCTCTCCCCAcagagcaggagagaagacagcgcaccgaaaaacgagaagacagaggaaaagacgctCCAAAAACCAgttccctctcgcgcctccgttCGATCTTGTAAGAGGCCCCGCTGGCTGTTCCGTCCCCTCTGcatcttctgtctcgtttctcttgttcctctcGGTCCTTTCTGTGAGATCCTTCTCTTCATactcctctgtctttcgtgTTTTCTACGCACCTCGTCAGCTGGAAGCAAACGCGGTCGCCCTCTTCGATGTCTGCGCCGCCTTTCTTGTGTTGCAgctttctctgttcctgcAAGACGAAGCGCGCATCGTGCGTCGCACCAGCGGTCCGAGAGCCGAAAATCCGTCACAAACACGcggcgaaaacagaaaacccCCCCCTCCGTTTACCTCCACCCGACTCAAGGGTTTTTCAGGTGAGTCAAATCGATTGTTCATGTTTGAGAAGAGCCGAATTCGAACAAGCGTATGCGGGTTTTCCACTACAAAATCAATACATGTGCAGCCACGAGGAATGATCTAGGTTGATTTataaaagagagaaacctaTTCTAGATACAGGAGCGTCGGCAGGGGGAATCCTCTCTTGCTCGCGGAGTCTGAAGTCCCCCGTCACTGCTGAAAGGCTCTGTGGGAAGGGCTAAGCGACAGGCGCAAACGTCAAACTCTCCAAACTCGGCAGCACCTGCAGGGACGAGTTgtgcggcagagaaggcatCGCCGACGAGACATGCCGCGTTCCAAACGTCCACGACGAAAAACGAGTGgctcgacgaagaagggtTAAGCGAGACGACATCCAGAAGTGTGCACAGGACAAAGTGAACCAGGTAAGaggacgacagagacgacagaTGAGGGCAGAACCCGAGGCGCACGCGTTTTTTGTCGCTGGAAGCAGTAGCGATTTGTGTGGCTGAGAAGACGTCCTTTCGCCAGAACAGAAACGCGTTTGGCGGGAGGACCTACTTTGTCAATGTCGTaggagggcgagagccgATCGCGAGGAATGACGGCGCTAAACAGGCCTAGCCAGAGGAGTCGCACGTGACTCGGTCGGACAGTCTGCAAGCGTCCAACTGAAGAAATGAAACCGCAAAGCCGGTCACAAAGGCGGTCTGAGCCTAGGGCCTTGGAAAACCCgggcgagacagcagcgTGAATATGGAGAGGGgtcgggagacagaaagcgacgagagTGTGCActgggagagaacgaggaggcgcaTCCCTTGAGGGCCGAAGAAAAGCGCAacacgaggaaagaggcgcacGCGAAAACGTGCCaggagggggagacgcgcgcaaAAGAGGAGCTTGCGACCAAACACCgagcggaagaaacaggaaagtcCAGCAACAGGAGAGACCACAGAAAGCAAGAGGTgtagagaggaagactgCACTGAAGCCAAGAGTGGAGCGCAACGTGGCGAACGGCGGAACAGCCTCAAAAACGGAAATGTACGCATAGAGACACAAAACCATCCACACGCCACACGTACACCGAActgcagatatatatgtatatatacatatatatatatatatatacgcatcGGTAAGTTTCTGTACAGAAGCGTGTACGTGAAAGCGGCGCGCCGGGGACGGGCGAGACGTACTGAGCATGGCGTTGGTTTTCGGTTTGAAGACGAGGCAGTCGAGTTCGACCTCGAAGAGCATGACGCCGCCGCCTGTATCCGCATCTGGGACCATGTAGCCCAGAGGGCAAAGGACTCCGCCGAGTCGGCTCTTGGGCTGCAAGACCCGAATGCCGTCGACGGCTAGCCAAACGCCGTTGAACTCGGGAAGGTACCTGAGTATCAAACGAGCGTTCCGACACAGGTCTTGTACCCGTCGCAAACGGAGCACAGacagactgcatgcagcacgAACGGACGCTGCGCTCTCCGCAGAGCAGGCACGCACAGAGCCGTGAGGGGAACGGGGATCGGTTTGTCGCTCGGCGCCCGTGGCTCCACGCGTCTTTTTACACGCGTTGAGAAACGCCCCGACAAGGCGCCCGGCCCACAAGCCTGAGAAAGCGGCGA of the Neospora caninum Liverpool complete genome, chromosome XII genome contains:
- a CDS encoding putative G10 protein, yielding MPKIRTLGRNKKPPEGWELIEVTLLELNRKMREAELEPHEGKRKCESTWPIFKLHHQRSRYIYDCYYKRKAISSRSCVDTGVFAKLDGASLLGSRKRAASVGESGLADDWTGSDEVRSLGFFAIQHFGGRRGAVAFHPESQELYEYCLREGYADAKLIAKWKKPGYEKLCCLRCIQASDQNFSTTCICRVPKNCLADTQQNIQCVHCGCRGCASGD